In the genome of Methylosinus sp. C49, the window GCGTCGATCCGCAGCCGCGGCAACCAGCGACGTTTTTCGCGCGACATTCTGCGGAGACTCGCCATCATCAAAGTCGCGCAACGCCTCGGCGTCCCGCTCACGGAAATCATCGGCCTTCTGAAGCCGGTTCCGGCCGGCAAGCGGCCGACGGCCGGCGACGTTCGCGAGATGATCGCAAATTGGCGGATCGCGTTGCAGGCGAGGATCGACGGCCTGATCCTGCTGCGTGACAATTTGGACGGCTGCATCGGATGTGGATGCCTGTCCTTGGAGGATTGCCCATTGCGCAATCCTTCCGACAAGCTCGGCGCCGGGAGGCAGGGAGCTGTGCTGTTGAACTGCGACGGAGCGCGCGACCCGACTGGGTAGGCGCTTCGCCGTCTGGAAGGCTGCGGCCTAATCTAGCACAAGGCTTATGCGGCAAGGATTTAGGCCACTGCGTCGGACTCAATTCTCCGCTTGTTCCCAGGTCCCCCTTCCCGACGGCGAAGTAGGAACAGTGACCCGGTATTCGCGGGCGTGGCCTCATGGTCGGCGTGGAGATCGTCGACGACTGCGCGCCGGATGGAGAGACGCGGCCGGCGGCTCCAGAGACCGCGCGAAAAATCCAGCACGAGTGCCTGCGTCGCGGCCTCATTCTCGAGCTCGGCGGCCGCTCGCGTCGGTTGTGCGCCTCCTGCCGCCCCTCATCGTCAGCGACGGCGACATAGGCGCCATTCTCGACAGATTCGAAGCGGCGTTGAAAGCCGTCGAGCGAGGCTACGCTTCCGCCGCGAGTCGCTGAACGCGCGTGCGGAGCGATTCCGCTCCGTGCAATGGGTGGTCGTCGTCGAGCGGCGGCGTCATGGCTTCTTCGCGCCGATAACGACAGTCGCCGTGCGGCCGGCGATCATCGCGACGTCGCCGGCCGTCGGATCGAGCGCGATGCGGACAGGTATGCGCTGCGCGAGCCGCACCCAGCTGAATGTCGGATTGACATTCGGCAGCATCGTCGTTCCGGCGCTGCGCTCGCGATCCTCTATGCCGCCCGCTATTCCTTCGACGCGCCCGTAAATCGTCTTCGTCTCGCCCATCAAATGAATCTCGGCGCGGTCGCCGACGTGAATCATCGGCAGCTTCGTCTCCTCGAAATAGCCGTCGACATACAGGCTCTCGGCGTCGATCAACGCCGCGACGCCCTTGCCCGCCGTCACATAGGCGCCGGGCCTCAGGTCGAAATTCGTCAAAGGCCCGCTGACGGACGCGCGCACCTCCGATCGATCGAGGTTCAACCTGGCGACATCGCGGTCGGCCGCCGCCTGCCGCAACGCCGCTTGGGCCTGGGCTTGCGCGGAGATCGCCGCATCGAGCTGCTGCTTGGAGACCGCGATCGTCTTCGTCGCCTCGAGAGCGCGATAGCGCGCGAGATCCTTCGTCGCGACGTCGAGCGCGGCGGCGCGTCCCTCGAGAATCGCCTCGGCCTGCCGCAGGGCGAGAACGAAGCGCTCCCGATCGATGCGGAACAGCGCCTCGCCCTTGTGAACGAATTGATCTTCGTGAACGAGCACCTCGCTGACCAGCCCCGACACATCGGCGGCGACAGCGACGACATCGGCGCGCACGCGCCCG includes:
- a CDS encoding HlyD family secretion protein; the encoded protein is MKTKLLSFLRIATTLALALAAAFVVWRLWEYYEAEPWTRDGRVRADVVAVAADVSGLVSEVLVHEDQFVHKGEALFRIDRERFVLALRQAEAILEGRAAALDVATKDLARYRALEATKTIAVSKQQLDAAISAQAQAQAALRQAAADRDVARLNLDRSEVRASVSGPLTNFDLRPGAYVTAGKGVAALIDAESLYVDGYFEETKLPMIHVGDRAEIHLMGETKTIYGRVEGIAGGIEDRERSAGTTMLPNVNPTFSWVRLAQRIPVRIALDPTAGDVAMIAGRTATVVIGAKKP
- the soxR gene encoding redox-sensitive transcriptional activator SoxR, which produces MDTKPPPLLSVGEVAQRSGVAVSTLHFYEAKGLIASIRSRGNQRRFSRDILRRLAIIKVAQRLGVPLTEIIGLLKPVPAGKRPTAGDVREMIANWRIALQARIDGLILLRDNLDGCIGCGCLSLEDCPLRNPSDKLGAGRQGAVLLNCDGARDPTG